From one Humulus lupulus chromosome 8, drHumLupu1.1, whole genome shotgun sequence genomic stretch:
- the LOC133798204 gene encoding amino acid transporter AVT6C-like has product MMTQEGKQGEGPGGSLASPLLEDQNQISGGGASFSGAVFNISTTMIGAGIMSIPATIKVLGIVPGLIVILLVALSVDITAEFMLRYTTAGDSQTYAGLLAESFGRLGSVAVQICVIVTNLGCLIIYFIIIGDVLCGSQSGGNLHLGILQEWFGIHWWNTRAYALLFMALFVILPLIMLRRVDSLRHSSAISILLAVAFVFISSAMAINAIFKGKSHKLRLFPDFANHVSVFDLFTTVPVLVTGFGFHVNVHPIRAELSKRSNMRSAIRISLLIGIVIYFAIGFFGYLLFGDSIMADILVNFDQNSDTPIGQLLNDVVRLSYAIHLLLVFPIMNFSLRVNIDELLFPNKLNLASDTPRFVSLTLILLFLTYTVAIAIPNIWYFFQFMGSTTVVFLSFIFPGAIILRDVHGISTRRDKIVAVFVIILAVMTSLIAISTNLFSSSNN; this is encoded by the exons ATGATGACACAAGAGGGGAAGCAGGGCGAGGGGCCAGGTGGGTCACTCGCTTCTCCACTCCTAGAGGATCAAAACCAAATCTCCGGTGGCGGCGCGTCGTTCTCAGGCGCGGTATTCAACATCTCAACAACCATGATTGGAGCCGGAATCATGTCAATTCCGGCAACCATAAAGGTTCTTGGCATAGTCCCTGGTTTGATAGTGATTCTACTGGTTGCACTCTCGGTTGATATCACGGCAGAGTTTATGTTAAGGTACACAACCGCAGGCGATTCTCAAACCTATGCCGGCTTGTTGGCCGAGTCATTTGGGCGCTTGGGATCGGTCGCAGTTCAGATTTGTGTCATTGTCACCAACCTTGGCTGCCTTATTATTTATTTCATCATAATTG gtgATGTTCTATGTGGGAGTCAATCCGGGGGAAACTTGCACCTAGGCATTCTCCAAGAATGGTTCGGCATACATTGGTGGAACACTCGTGCTTATGCACTTCTTTTCATGGCTCTCTTCGTCATACTGCCACTGATTATGCTGCGACGAGTAG ATTCACTGAGACACAGTTCAGCAATATCGATTCTTCTAGCTGTGGCTTTTGTTTTCATAAGCTCTGCCATGGCGATTAACGCAATATTCAAAGGGAAGAGTCATAAATTGAGACTATTTCCGGACTTTGCTAATCATGTTTCAGTATTTGACCTCTTTACCACAGTCCCAGTCCTCGTAACAGGCTTCGGATTTCACGTCAATG TTCATCCAATTAGAGCAGAGCTGAGCAAACGTTCCAATATGAGGTCGGCGATTCGAATCTCTTTGTTGATCGGCATCGTCATCTACTTCGCGATCGGGTTCTTCGGCTACCTCCTGTTTGGAGATTCGATCATGGCGGACATCTTGGTCAACTTTGACCAGAATTCCGATACCCCAATTGGCCAATTGCTAAACGACGTCGTACGGTTAAGCTATGCGATTCACCTCCTGCTGGTGTTTCCCATCATGAATTTCAGCTTGAGGGTCAATATAGACGAACTCCTCTTCCCAAATAAGCTGAATTTAGCTTCAGACACACCCAGATTCGTGTCTCTAACCCTGATTTTACTCTTTCTTACGTACACAGTGGCCATAGCTATACCAAATATATGGTATTTTTTCCAGTTCATGGGATCAACTACTGTTGTTTTCCTATCATTCATTTTCCCTGGTGCTATAATTTTAAG GGATGTGCATGGAATATCAACAAGAAGAGATAAGATTGTAGCCGTTTTCGTAATCATCTTGGCGGTTATGACTAGTCTGATTGCAATATCCACCAATCTGTTTAGTTCATCAAATAACTGA